From the Solanum lycopersicum chromosome 10, SLM_r2.1 genome, one window contains:
- the NOR gene encoding NAC transcription factor NOR, producing MESTDSSTGTRHQPQLPPGFRFHPTDEELIVHYLKKRVAGAPIPVDIIGEIDLYKFDPWELPAKAIFGEQEWFFFSPRDRKYPNGARPNRAATSGYWKATGTDKPVFTSGGTQKVGVKKALVFYGGKPPKGVKTNWIMHEYRVVENKTNNKPLGCDNIVANKKGSLRLDDWVLCRIYKKNNTQRSIDDLHDMLGSIPQNVPNSILQGIKPSNYGTILLENESNMYDGIMNNTNDIINNNNRSIPQISSKRTMHGGLYWNNDEATTTTTTIDRNHSPNTKRFLVENNEDDGLNMNNISRITNHEQSSSIANFLSQFPQNPSIQQQQQQQEEVLGSLNDGVVFRQPYNQVTGMNWYS from the exons ATGGAAAGTACGGATTCATCAACCGGGACACGTCATCAGCCTCAACTCCCACCGGGGTTTCGATTCCACCCGACGGACGAAGAACTCATCGTCCACTACCTCAAAAAACGAGTCGCCGGCGCTCCGATTCCGGTGGATATTATTGGTGAAATTGATCTTTATAAGTTTGATCCATGGGAACTCCCTG CTAAGGCAATATTCGGAGAGCAAGAATGGTTCTTTTTTAGTCCAAGAGATAGAAAATATCCTAACGGGGCGAGGCCAAATCGGGCTGCAACATCGGGTTATTGGAAGGCTACCGGAACCGACAAGCCGGTTTTTACTTCCGGTGGAACACAAAAGGTTGGGGTAAAAAAGGCGCTCGTTTTTTACGGCGGTAAACCACCAAAAGGGGTAAAAACTAATTGGATCATGCATGAATACAGAGTtgtagaaaataaaacaaataacaagCCACTTGGTTGTGATAATATTGTTGCCAACAAAAAAGGATCTTTGAGG cTAGATGATTGGGTTTTATGTCGAATTTACAAGAAGAATAACACACAAAGGTCCATAGATGATTTGCATGATATGTTGGGATCGATACCACAAAATGTACCAAATTCAATATTACAAGGAATAAAGCCTTCAAACTATGGTACAATATTGCTCGAAAATGAATCGAATATGTACGATGGAATTATGAATAACACGAACGATAttatcaacaataataatagatcCATTCCACAAATATCGTCAAAGAGAACGATGCATGGAGGTTTGTATTGGAATAACGAcgaagcaacaacaacaacaacaactattGATAGGAACCATTCTCCAAATACAAAAAGGTTCCTTGTTGAGAACAACGAGGACGATGGACTTAACATGAATAATATTTCGCGAATTACAAATCATGAACAAAGTAGCTCCATTGCCAATTTCCTGAGCCAGTTTCCTCAAAATCCTTCgattcaacaacaacaacaacaacaagaagaagtaTTGGGATCTCTTAATGATGGGGTCGTCTTTCGACAACCTTATAATCAAGTTACTGGCATGAATTGGTACTCTTAA